One genomic segment of Hordeum vulgare subsp. vulgare chromosome 2H, MorexV3_pseudomolecules_assembly, whole genome shotgun sequence includes these proteins:
- the LOC123428595 gene encoding uncharacterized protein LOC123428595: protein MARRTDQHNRTLCLSDRPNILRSPQNLPHLAYNFGIGGDIFPGFIEEGVEVLSLPPRKFPFRENHNREYGEVWGFFFAAQHAGETCPPPGTGRYWVQYGAEKVYYGQTGWEAVAFRRRFVYRFTWKGGEVWSPTRWLMKEYRINRDSAAFRHAYLDPKAPDVVFMVTKVYRKPVLPPPVDSSSSEEEGSERSIVLNRRR, encoded by the exons ATGGCGAGAAGGACGGACCAG CATAATCGAACTCTCTGTCTCTCGGATCGACCTAACATTTTGCGTTCTCCACAAAATCTACCCCACCTAGCCTACAACTTCGGTATCGGTGGCGACATCTTCCCCGGCTTCATCGAGGAGGGCGTGGAAGTCTTGTCCTTGCCCCCGCGCAAGTTCCCCTTCCGGGAGAACCACAACAGGGAGTACGGCGAGGTGTGGGGCTTCTTCTTTGCAGCGCAGCACGCCGGGGAGACGTGCCCGCCGCCAGGCACGGGCAGGTACTGGGTGCAGTACGGCGCCGAGAAGGTGTACTACGGCCAGACCGGCTGGGAGGCGGTGGCGTTCCGGCGCAGGTTCGTGTACCGCTTCACGTGGAAGGGCGGGGAGGTATGGTCGCCGACGCGCTGGCTGATGAAGGAATACCGGATCAACAGGGACTCGGCCGCCTTCCGCCATGCGTACCTAGACCCTAAGGCACCGGACGTCGTCTTCATGGTGACCAAGGTCTACCGGAAGCCGGTGCTCCCCCCGCCTGTCGACAGCagctccagcgaggaggagggctcTGAGCGCTCCATCGTGCTGAACAGGAGGCGCTAG